The following are encoded together in the Pieris napi chromosome 17, ilPieNapi1.2, whole genome shotgun sequence genome:
- the LOC125058063 gene encoding cholinephosphotransferase 1 isoform X2: MQFYKERILNAAQLKRLSEHKYSCSSASLLDAWLQPWWCWLVSKTPLWLAPNLITILGLIINIVTTLILVWYSPDARQDPPRWACALCALGVFVYQSLDAIDGKQARRTGSQSPLGELFDHGCDSISTVFIALGACIAVKLGEYPTWMFFQCFCAMTLFYCAHWQAYVTGTLKMGRIDVTEAQYTIICIHLISATLGSDVWATQVGSLEMRYSLGGAAVLGAVMTLGSLAAAIVAGGVGKNGSTVALPTINVSVNLLSNYFVVLLNMYLVFGYIKVIMRGGVGKNGSTVAGTSILTPVFPFSFVVVPAFIIFQKSESQVYQNHPALYILAFGMVAAKVTNRLVVAHMTKSEMDYYDWALVGPAMLFLNQYFKNALPEYYVLWLCFVWVVVELIRYCGQICMEICEHLKIHLFRISPASAPAPVSARHKQADRNGTNRRSAPTTRYS; the protein is encoded by the exons ATGCAGTTTTATAAGGAGAGGATTCTCAACGCTGCTCAGTTAAAAAgactaag tgAACACAAATATTCTTGTAGCAGTGCCAGCTTACTCGATGCATGGCTCCAGCCATGGTGGTGCTGGCTGGTTTCTAAAACGCCGCTATGGCTTGCACCGAATCTCATCACTATATtaggtttaattataaatatagttactACTCTCATTCTGGTTTG GTACAGTCCAGATGCAAGACAAGATCCACCAAGATGGGCATGTGCCTTATGTGCTTTAGGAGTTTTTGTATATCAGAGCCTTGATGCTATTGATGGCAAGCAGGCAAGGAGGACAGGAAGCCAGTCCCCCCTTGGAGAGCTATTTGATCATGGATGTGACAGTATATCCACTGTGTTTATTGCTCTTGGAGCTTGTATTGCTGTTAAGCTTGGAGAGTATCCTACATGGATGTTTTTCCAG TGTTTCTGCGCAATGACGCTGTTCTACTGCGCTCACTGGCAAGCCTACGTCACGGGCACCCTCAAAATGGGTCGCATTGACGTGACTGAAGCGCAGTACACGATCATCTGTATACACCTCATATCTGCCACGCTCGGTTCCGACGTCTGGGCAACTCAG GTGGGCTCGTTGGAGATGCGGTACTCGCTGGGTGGCGCTGCGGTGCTCGGCGCCGTAATGACGCTGGGATCCCTCGCCGCCGCCATTGTCGCCGGCGGCGTCGGCAAGAATGGCTCCACAGTCGCC CTTCCGACGATAAACGTCAGCGTTAACTTGCTGTCTAATTACTTCGTCGTGCTCCTCAACATGTACCTGGTCTTCGGATACATTAAGGTCATAATGCGCGGCGGAGTTGGGAAAAACGGCTCCACGGTCGCA GGCACCAGTATCCTGACGCCAGTATTTCCCTTCTCGTTCGTGGTGGTGCCGGCCTTCATAATCTTCCAGAAGAGTGAGTCGCAGGTGTATCAGAATCACCCAGCGCTCTATATCTTGGCGTTCGGCATGGTCGCCGCCAAAGTCACTAACCGACTCGTT GTGGCGCACATGACCAAAAGCGAGATGGACTACTACGATTGGGCTCTGGTGGGTCCCGCGATGCTCTTTCTCAACCAGTACTTCAAGAATGCGTTGCCGGAGTACTACGTGCTCTGGCTTTGTTTC GTGTGGGTAGTCGTGGAGTTGATTAGATACTGCGGGCAAATATGCATGGAGATCTGCGAGCACCTCAAAATCCACTTATTCCGTATCTCGCCCGCGTCCGCTCCCGCTCCCGTCTCCGCTCGTCACAAGCAAGCGGACAGAAACGGTACGAACCGGCGGTCCGCTCCCACGACGCGATATTCTTAA
- the LOC125058063 gene encoding cholinephosphotransferase 1 isoform X4 has translation MQFYKERILNAAQLKRLSEHKYSCSSASLLDAWLQPWWCWLVSKTPLWLAPNLITILGLIINIVTTLILVWYSPDARQDPPRWACALCALGVFVYQSLDAIDGKQARRTGSQSPLGELFDHGCDSISTVFIALGACIAVKLGEYPTWMFFQCFCAMTLFYCAHWQAYVTGTLKMGRIDVTEAQYTIICIHLISATLGSDVWATQIPGLEVPICLQMMSLCAAGHLYFFVNLLSTFRVGGCGKNGSTVAGTSILTPVFPFSFVVVPAFIIFQKSESQVYQNHPALYILAFGMVAAKVTNRLVVAHMTKSEMDYYDWALVGPAMLFLNQYFKNALPEYYVLWLCFVWVVVELIRYCGQICMEICEHLKIHLFRISPASAPAPVSARHKQADRNVTSDSDISESEDTAPLVNNNSIS, from the exons ATGCAGTTTTATAAGGAGAGGATTCTCAACGCTGCTCAGTTAAAAAgactaag tgAACACAAATATTCTTGTAGCAGTGCCAGCTTACTCGATGCATGGCTCCAGCCATGGTGGTGCTGGCTGGTTTCTAAAACGCCGCTATGGCTTGCACCGAATCTCATCACTATATtaggtttaattataaatatagttactACTCTCATTCTGGTTTG GTACAGTCCAGATGCAAGACAAGATCCACCAAGATGGGCATGTGCCTTATGTGCTTTAGGAGTTTTTGTATATCAGAGCCTTGATGCTATTGATGGCAAGCAGGCAAGGAGGACAGGAAGCCAGTCCCCCCTTGGAGAGCTATTTGATCATGGATGTGACAGTATATCCACTGTGTTTATTGCTCTTGGAGCTTGTATTGCTGTTAAGCTTGGAGAGTATCCTACATGGATGTTTTTCCAG TGTTTCTGCGCAATGACGCTGTTCTACTGCGCTCACTGGCAAGCCTACGTCACGGGCACCCTCAAAATGGGTCGCATTGACGTGACTGAAGCGCAGTACACGATCATCTGTATACACCTCATATCTGCCACGCTCGGTTCCGACGTCTGGGCAACTCAG ATTCCCGGGTTAGAGGTTCCAATTTGTCTACAAATGATGTCTCTATGCGCCGCCGGACACTTGTACTTTTTCGTCAACTTGCTCTCGACATTCCGAGTCGGCGGCTGCGGAAAAAATGGATCCACCGTCGCC GGCACCAGTATCCTGACGCCAGTATTTCCCTTCTCGTTCGTGGTGGTGCCGGCCTTCATAATCTTCCAGAAGAGTGAGTCGCAGGTGTATCAGAATCACCCAGCGCTCTATATCTTGGCGTTCGGCATGGTCGCCGCCAAAGTCACTAACCGACTCGTT GTGGCGCACATGACCAAAAGCGAGATGGACTACTACGATTGGGCTCTGGTGGGTCCCGCGATGCTCTTTCTCAACCAGTACTTCAAGAATGCGTTGCCGGAGTACTACGTGCTCTGGCTTTGTTTC GTGTGGGTAGTCGTGGAGTTGATTAGATACTGCGGGCAAATATGCATGGAGATCTGCGAGCACCTCAAAATCCACTTATTCCGTATCTCGCCCGCGTCCGCTCCCGCTCCCGTCTCCGCTCGTCACAAGCAAGCGGACAGAAACG TGACGAGTGACAGTGACATATCGGAGAGCGAAGACACCGCGCCTTTAGTAAACAATAACAGtattagttaa
- the LOC125058063 gene encoding cholinephosphotransferase 1 isoform X5: MQFYKERILNAAQLKRLSEHKYSCSSASLLDAWLQPWWCWLVSKTPLWLAPNLITILGLIINIVTTLILVWYSPDARQDPPRWACALCALGVFVYQSLDAIDGKQARRTGSQSPLGELFDHGCDSISTVFIALGACIAVKLGEYPTWMFFQCFCAMTLFYCAHWQAYVTGTLKMGRIDVTEAQYTIICIHLISATLGSDVWATQVGSLEMRYSLGGAAVLGAVMTLGSLAAAIVAGGVGKNGSTVAGTSILTPVFPFSFVVVPAFIIFQKSESQVYQNHPALYILAFGMVAAKVTNRLVVAHMTKSEMDYYDWALVGPAMLFLNQYFKNALPEYYVLWLCFVWVVVELIRYCGQICMEICEHLKIHLFRISPASAPAPVSARHKQADRNVTSDSDISESEDTAPLVNNNSIS; encoded by the exons ATGCAGTTTTATAAGGAGAGGATTCTCAACGCTGCTCAGTTAAAAAgactaag tgAACACAAATATTCTTGTAGCAGTGCCAGCTTACTCGATGCATGGCTCCAGCCATGGTGGTGCTGGCTGGTTTCTAAAACGCCGCTATGGCTTGCACCGAATCTCATCACTATATtaggtttaattataaatatagttactACTCTCATTCTGGTTTG GTACAGTCCAGATGCAAGACAAGATCCACCAAGATGGGCATGTGCCTTATGTGCTTTAGGAGTTTTTGTATATCAGAGCCTTGATGCTATTGATGGCAAGCAGGCAAGGAGGACAGGAAGCCAGTCCCCCCTTGGAGAGCTATTTGATCATGGATGTGACAGTATATCCACTGTGTTTATTGCTCTTGGAGCTTGTATTGCTGTTAAGCTTGGAGAGTATCCTACATGGATGTTTTTCCAG TGTTTCTGCGCAATGACGCTGTTCTACTGCGCTCACTGGCAAGCCTACGTCACGGGCACCCTCAAAATGGGTCGCATTGACGTGACTGAAGCGCAGTACACGATCATCTGTATACACCTCATATCTGCCACGCTCGGTTCCGACGTCTGGGCAACTCAG GTGGGCTCGTTGGAGATGCGGTACTCGCTGGGTGGCGCTGCGGTGCTCGGCGCCGTAATGACGCTGGGATCCCTCGCCGCCGCCATTGTCGCCGGCGGCGTCGGCAAGAATGGCTCCACAGTCGCC GGCACCAGTATCCTGACGCCAGTATTTCCCTTCTCGTTCGTGGTGGTGCCGGCCTTCATAATCTTCCAGAAGAGTGAGTCGCAGGTGTATCAGAATCACCCAGCGCTCTATATCTTGGCGTTCGGCATGGTCGCCGCCAAAGTCACTAACCGACTCGTT GTGGCGCACATGACCAAAAGCGAGATGGACTACTACGATTGGGCTCTGGTGGGTCCCGCGATGCTCTTTCTCAACCAGTACTTCAAGAATGCGTTGCCGGAGTACTACGTGCTCTGGCTTTGTTTC GTGTGGGTAGTCGTGGAGTTGATTAGATACTGCGGGCAAATATGCATGGAGATCTGCGAGCACCTCAAAATCCACTTATTCCGTATCTCGCCCGCGTCCGCTCCCGCTCCCGTCTCCGCTCGTCACAAGCAAGCGGACAGAAACG TGACGAGTGACAGTGACATATCGGAGAGCGAAGACACCGCGCCTTTAGTAAACAATAACAGtattagttaa
- the LOC125058063 gene encoding cholinephosphotransferase 1 isoform X3: MQFYKERILNAAQLKRLSEHKYSCSSASLLDAWLQPWWCWLVSKTPLWLAPNLITILGLIINIVTTLILVWYSPDARQDPPRWACALCALGVFVYQSLDAIDGKQARRTGSQSPLGELFDHGCDSISTVFIALGACIAVKLGEYPTWMFFQCFCAMTLFYCAHWQAYVTGTLKMGRIDVTEAQYTIICIHLISATLGSDVWATQLPTINVSVNLLSNYFVVLLNMYLVFGYIKVIMRGGVGKNGSTVAGTSILTPVFPFSFVVVPAFIIFQKSESQVYQNHPALYILAFGMVAAKVTNRLVVAHMTKSEMDYYDWALVGPAMLFLNQYFKNALPEYYVLWLCFVWVVVELIRYCGQICMEICEHLKIHLFRISPASAPAPVSARHKQADRNVTSDSDISESEDTAPLVNNNSIS; encoded by the exons ATGCAGTTTTATAAGGAGAGGATTCTCAACGCTGCTCAGTTAAAAAgactaag tgAACACAAATATTCTTGTAGCAGTGCCAGCTTACTCGATGCATGGCTCCAGCCATGGTGGTGCTGGCTGGTTTCTAAAACGCCGCTATGGCTTGCACCGAATCTCATCACTATATtaggtttaattataaatatagttactACTCTCATTCTGGTTTG GTACAGTCCAGATGCAAGACAAGATCCACCAAGATGGGCATGTGCCTTATGTGCTTTAGGAGTTTTTGTATATCAGAGCCTTGATGCTATTGATGGCAAGCAGGCAAGGAGGACAGGAAGCCAGTCCCCCCTTGGAGAGCTATTTGATCATGGATGTGACAGTATATCCACTGTGTTTATTGCTCTTGGAGCTTGTATTGCTGTTAAGCTTGGAGAGTATCCTACATGGATGTTTTTCCAG TGTTTCTGCGCAATGACGCTGTTCTACTGCGCTCACTGGCAAGCCTACGTCACGGGCACCCTCAAAATGGGTCGCATTGACGTGACTGAAGCGCAGTACACGATCATCTGTATACACCTCATATCTGCCACGCTCGGTTCCGACGTCTGGGCAACTCAG CTTCCGACGATAAACGTCAGCGTTAACTTGCTGTCTAATTACTTCGTCGTGCTCCTCAACATGTACCTGGTCTTCGGATACATTAAGGTCATAATGCGCGGCGGAGTTGGGAAAAACGGCTCCACGGTCGCA GGCACCAGTATCCTGACGCCAGTATTTCCCTTCTCGTTCGTGGTGGTGCCGGCCTTCATAATCTTCCAGAAGAGTGAGTCGCAGGTGTATCAGAATCACCCAGCGCTCTATATCTTGGCGTTCGGCATGGTCGCCGCCAAAGTCACTAACCGACTCGTT GTGGCGCACATGACCAAAAGCGAGATGGACTACTACGATTGGGCTCTGGTGGGTCCCGCGATGCTCTTTCTCAACCAGTACTTCAAGAATGCGTTGCCGGAGTACTACGTGCTCTGGCTTTGTTTC GTGTGGGTAGTCGTGGAGTTGATTAGATACTGCGGGCAAATATGCATGGAGATCTGCGAGCACCTCAAAATCCACTTATTCCGTATCTCGCCCGCGTCCGCTCCCGCTCCCGTCTCCGCTCGTCACAAGCAAGCGGACAGAAACG TGACGAGTGACAGTGACATATCGGAGAGCGAAGACACCGCGCCTTTAGTAAACAATAACAGtattagttaa
- the LOC125058063 gene encoding cholinephosphotransferase 1 isoform X1, protein MQFYKERILNAAQLKRLSEHKYSCSSASLLDAWLQPWWCWLVSKTPLWLAPNLITILGLIINIVTTLILVWYSPDARQDPPRWACALCALGVFVYQSLDAIDGKQARRTGSQSPLGELFDHGCDSISTVFIALGACIAVKLGEYPTWMFFQCFCAMTLFYCAHWQAYVTGTLKMGRIDVTEAQYTIICIHLISATLGSDVWATQVGSLEMRYSLGGAAVLGAVMTLGSLAAAIVAGGVGKNGSTVALPTINVSVNLLSNYFVVLLNMYLVFGYIKVIMRGGVGKNGSTVAGTSILTPVFPFSFVVVPAFIIFQKSESQVYQNHPALYILAFGMVAAKVTNRLVVAHMTKSEMDYYDWALVGPAMLFLNQYFKNALPEYYVLWLCFVWVVVELIRYCGQICMEICEHLKIHLFRISPASAPAPVSARHKQADRNVTSDSDISESEDTAPLVNNNSIS, encoded by the exons ATGCAGTTTTATAAGGAGAGGATTCTCAACGCTGCTCAGTTAAAAAgactaag tgAACACAAATATTCTTGTAGCAGTGCCAGCTTACTCGATGCATGGCTCCAGCCATGGTGGTGCTGGCTGGTTTCTAAAACGCCGCTATGGCTTGCACCGAATCTCATCACTATATtaggtttaattataaatatagttactACTCTCATTCTGGTTTG GTACAGTCCAGATGCAAGACAAGATCCACCAAGATGGGCATGTGCCTTATGTGCTTTAGGAGTTTTTGTATATCAGAGCCTTGATGCTATTGATGGCAAGCAGGCAAGGAGGACAGGAAGCCAGTCCCCCCTTGGAGAGCTATTTGATCATGGATGTGACAGTATATCCACTGTGTTTATTGCTCTTGGAGCTTGTATTGCTGTTAAGCTTGGAGAGTATCCTACATGGATGTTTTTCCAG TGTTTCTGCGCAATGACGCTGTTCTACTGCGCTCACTGGCAAGCCTACGTCACGGGCACCCTCAAAATGGGTCGCATTGACGTGACTGAAGCGCAGTACACGATCATCTGTATACACCTCATATCTGCCACGCTCGGTTCCGACGTCTGGGCAACTCAG GTGGGCTCGTTGGAGATGCGGTACTCGCTGGGTGGCGCTGCGGTGCTCGGCGCCGTAATGACGCTGGGATCCCTCGCCGCCGCCATTGTCGCCGGCGGCGTCGGCAAGAATGGCTCCACAGTCGCC CTTCCGACGATAAACGTCAGCGTTAACTTGCTGTCTAATTACTTCGTCGTGCTCCTCAACATGTACCTGGTCTTCGGATACATTAAGGTCATAATGCGCGGCGGAGTTGGGAAAAACGGCTCCACGGTCGCA GGCACCAGTATCCTGACGCCAGTATTTCCCTTCTCGTTCGTGGTGGTGCCGGCCTTCATAATCTTCCAGAAGAGTGAGTCGCAGGTGTATCAGAATCACCCAGCGCTCTATATCTTGGCGTTCGGCATGGTCGCCGCCAAAGTCACTAACCGACTCGTT GTGGCGCACATGACCAAAAGCGAGATGGACTACTACGATTGGGCTCTGGTGGGTCCCGCGATGCTCTTTCTCAACCAGTACTTCAAGAATGCGTTGCCGGAGTACTACGTGCTCTGGCTTTGTTTC GTGTGGGTAGTCGTGGAGTTGATTAGATACTGCGGGCAAATATGCATGGAGATCTGCGAGCACCTCAAAATCCACTTATTCCGTATCTCGCCCGCGTCCGCTCCCGCTCCCGTCTCCGCTCGTCACAAGCAAGCGGACAGAAACG TGACGAGTGACAGTGACATATCGGAGAGCGAAGACACCGCGCCTTTAGTAAACAATAACAGtattagttaa